From the genome of Electrophorus electricus isolate fEleEle1 chromosome 14, fEleEle1.pri, whole genome shotgun sequence:
ACTTCCAGGTGTTTCCAAGAGTTTCCAGGGCAAGCTGCTTGATTGGCAgcagtttcatcaaatagaggagGCTTAGATGAAAACGTAGACCCCTCACTTGCATTGTTTAGTCATCCCTTTAATATTTAAAGGTATGCGCACAGTATACTGTCAGTGCTTCCgtgttgttagcagatagcatAGCGCATCGGTTTGGCGCTGTTTGGCGAAACCATAAGATTGATTTGATGATTTTGCCAATatgtttggacatcatggaaaggaagaggcttattttagctgaagtttatgtggaatTGTTTGAGTGCTGCTAGGATGGACTAGTTTGACCGCTAGCATCGATTAGCTTAGCTGCTATCATAGAATAGCTAAGATGTTTGCATatcaaatcactggatgtttccattcactgctggaaattcgtaatcctgctacaaatcgtaagtataaatgataaagtatactatttctttacagtattacagcatttacagtattttccccagcatttacagtattagctagtatagtagtagtagctaGTACAGTATTTCCCATAATGATGCCAACAATGATGCTAAGAATccaatattgttgtggaacttactaaagtaacttatGTTTTGGCAAAACGAAACATGCAAAGTTGATATATAGTGATTAATGATTTTGTTTGCATTGGAGAGATTTTTGGACCCTTTGGAGAAGTgtaggacacctagtggaaaacatTGTGTAGATATTtggtcatttcatgtatatgctcaaaactgttcaatttattacacaagaccctggtgaatcagagAATGCAGAGTATGAGTGAAAATCAATCTCCAGCATCAACAGATGCATTATAcaccaaaaaaatcaaaggcattttatggttttttgacattttcttctgtattaaatGAGCTCAAaaggaacctaaatgatggaaaaataagcctggatgtgaatggatgtcttctCCAAAGTGTCTGCTTcagtttgaatcctgaatgatcattgtgctatgtgtacaatttcagatacctactgttaaagtgaacaagtacaaatcattcaaaaatgagcttaaaactgCCAGTGCGTAAAGGGGCTCTAGCTAGACCCTCCCTCAGCTGGCTAAGGACTAAATGATGCCGTTTTCCTGAATAACCATTGCCCCTGAAGCACGCCCTCCTGAAGAAAGATTCATCATCTTTCCAGCCTGTAGTCTTTTAGATTGTGCTTGCTTGTAGTgtgcatatgtaatatatgtttgAATGGCCACAGCTGGTCTGTATAAACGCCGTCAGGATAGGCTACATTAGCAGTTGATGAACTGAGTTAACCAGCTAACAGGTGTAATGCATATATACGGTTTTCATTACGAACTCTGTTAACCAGCTAACAGGTAATGCAgttacactgtctccattacGAACACTATCAGTTACTAAAAGCAGGCAAGCATGGTGTCCTCTTATGATTTTGCATGGGGATTTTCCTCTTCATGTGATGGTTTGACTGAATTATTGGGCTTTTGGAGACTGCTGGTTTAGTTGGCCTCAAAGGTCAAGCCACTTTTATCACTCCAGGGTCACTCAAGTCAGGTCAAGTTCAGTGGCCTTCACTCAGCTATATAGGTTAGATAGCTTGTAGACGTAACGAAACGACCATGATGCGACAAACTACAATATACACGCATGTTGCACAGAACTACATGAGTACAAATGTTTGAGAAAGAAGGGACGTGCGTTGTACCGGTGCTGCCTGGTCGTGCACGTTTTGTCGTGTTCCGGTGTTCAAtaggtggtagctcagtggttaatgtgcTTGACTTTTAAGCTTGACAAAAgcttgtgggttcaagcccccccactgccaagttgccaccattgggcccctgaacaaggcccttaaccctcaattgctcaagttgtactcggttataattgtaagtcgctttaaATAAAAGCGactgctaaataccataaatgttaTCAAATCCCAGTGAAACATGTTGCTACAGGGCTGGAACGGATATGGTCATGTTGCCCagttagattttgtttttctttttgtaaactAAGCACAGTTCAATTAATTGTTTTCTATTACTTTAAAACCCTAGTTCAATGCTATAGGGAGACGGTGATGCTAAATATTTTAGATCTGGGTCAGGTTTAATTGTTCTTTCAATCTGCTCTGGCCTGAGTGCTGAGGTAGTGGGTTgcgtttaaaaataaaagcagtgcAATTTACCATTTAGTTTTACATACATGGGTTTCCACTTTTGGTcattgcatattttgtgttcttGTTCCGACCTACCAAGTTAAATTACTGTTTAAATTTTCAAGTAAAATAATTCTTATTCtaattacagtattacagagcCATGAAatgactccccccccccccccttacttGGTATTCACATTTGTAATGCTATAGACTGTAGGACTGTAAGAATGTAATGACTGTAAGAACTATGTGTGTTGACAGCACTACATCTCACAGTCCTTCACATGCATTCCTGCATTGACAAACTTATATGTGAATACCTGTTTGGCAGGTACCTGCCTGTTTCTATAGTAACAAACAATACTAACCTAATGACCATATCCAATACAGCCTAACACAAGTATGCTGCAGGGTTACACTGTAAATAAGTGACTGAGAATTGTTGCTTTTGAGAATGGAACATTTTGCCTTTTGCTGAATGTAATTATCTGAAAGTCCTCTCAAACATATATCCCACAAAAAATTGAGAGGGCCAAAGTAGCGCAATGCTTTCTTATGTGATGAGATTACATAAAGATTTCTTTTAAGTTGAATTTTGTCTTTGGCTACATGTAAGCTGCTGCCTTTTTATGGACTAGTACACACAGTTTACAGCTGCAAGGAATTCTCTCCAACAAGGAAGTTTTTCCCAGTCAGAAGAGAATTACCCTTGCCGGCTACAATATCTCATTCATGCACAACTGAATGGGTTGTGAAATCAGTCCTTGTCATGTGCGCTAAAAATGCgtcaaaaagaaaatgcatgttTGCTCATTCatgtgcattttctttcagGAAAGCGCCACTAGTAGGTTTATCTGCTCTGAAAGGTTGCATCTAGACATTTCTTTACTTCACAGCTGAGAGACTCCCATATTGTGCACTTGGTTGttcttttatacttttaaaCTACCTATATGCTGTAGATGTACAAAAAGAGGAGCAACATTACTGTTGTGGTGTTTACTTTCCTTGTTGAGGAAGGACTGTTCAGTTTCCCAGACCTGAAATAAGCctgaactgcatttttttttttttaatgattttccCCATTTTACCACATCCATTCAATTCATTCAGGGTTTGTTAATTAGCTGATGTCTCGAGTCAGGTGAAATTGTGCTTGGAAAAATACTAAATAGTCTAGTGTATGGTTACTCAAAGAATCAGGACTGGTAAATCCAGGCTGTCCGTGGATAACTTGCTCCAAGTCAGACACTCCCTCAAGGACTGGCTGTACCTCAGAGGGGTGCAGAACAGAGGGATACTTTGTGCCCAATGTGGTGCTAGGGTGCACCTCGTAGTAAGCAGGAATCTCCTGCTTTTTGGATGGCAGCTATAGGGATGGAGCTCTTGTGAATGCATTGATCCCGGAAACGGCGAGCAAAGCCTGCAGTCCTCCAGGCTCCTCCTGCAGTGCCCTCCACCCACTGCACATTCTTAATGTCATGTCTGCTCTCTGACTGCTCTCGTTACTTTCTGTCCGGACCCACAGAAACTCTCACCCTCTCGTCATGGAGGAGATCGTCATAGCTGGAATTTCGGGTCGGCTTCCCGAGTCGAACAATTTGGAAGAATTTTGGCAGAACCTTTTTAATGGTGTCGACATGGTCACAGAGGATGACAGAAGATGGAAGCCAGGTATCCTACACAGTCCCATAAGCATACCCACATCTTTTGCCAATTAACGGGTGAATTTTACAGACCTGCTTTCGGTTGAACACTTGCGTAACCTTTAAAAGTGGCATGCTTTGGATTTTGAGTGAGTGACTTGATTTCAGTAGATGAAGAGATGTTCAACTTTGGTCCCCCTCTCTGGTCTCTTTGGTCTGCTGCTTTCATTGCGTGCCTGCTGACACGGCATCGTCTGAAcagatttttctctctctctctctctctctctctctctctctctggcacactGCAAATGTTCGTTCATGTGCTACAAGCACCAGCAGGCTCGAGGCACAGAGGACCGAGTCACAGCTTTTGATAAATAGGAAATCTTGTGGGGGTTTTCTCCCTCCCCCATTTCAATCAGTAACCCTCATGCATATCCTGCTTTCCCACTTAGGTCTGTACGGGCTTCCCCGCAGAAATGGAAAACTCAAAGAAATAGACAGATTTGACGCAGGCTTCTTTGGCGTTCATCCCAAACAGGCCCATACCATGGATCCACAGCTGAGGCTTATCCTAGAGATATCATACGAGGCCATCGTTGATGGAGGTCAGCGGTCCGGCAAGCTTGAGCATGAAACATTCAAAATGAGTAGACCGATTTATTTAGAAAAGTGTGGTAACTGAAAAGTAGAATTCAGTAGCTCAACAGCACTAAAACTTAATTCCGAAAGCACCATCTCATCAGAAATGGCGTGTATGGGCGAGTGCAAGGACGCCTGACTGCTGACGGTACGCTCTGTCCTGGCAGGCATAAACCCAATGGCCATGCGTGGCACTAAGACTGGCGTGTACATCGGCGTGAGTGGTTCTGAGGCAGGTGAGGCCTTCAGTAAAGACCCAGAGGAGCTGCTGGGATACAGCATGACGGGCTGCCAGCATGCCATGTTCGCCAACCGCCTGTCTTACTACTTTGACTTCAATGGTATGCAAACGTTCTGTCATTTCTAGCCTTTGTTCCTTAATGTACTTTGTTATTAATTCTTCTTCTATGtctttgtaaagcactttgaatagccactgtgtatgaaaggCGCTATACTAATAAACTTGTCTTGCATGATGAAGAAACTCTAGCTTCTCTCCAAGAGCAAGCTTTTTTTGCTCAATCTATTTTAAGCtgtttgatatttatttatgtaaaacatTGTTCATAGTGCATTTATacttcatttcatgttttgttttttaaattgcctTATTTTGTTGTGACATCATGCAAAGAGCATTTAGGAAGTGAATATTAGGCTAATGCCTCACCACTATTCCCTACTCTTTCATAATAGCTGAGTCATTTCATCTATGCATGAAATGTGATCTACTGCATAAATTTTGACACTGTGCCCAAGATGTTGACTGTGTACTTCTATATTATGAGTGTTTGTTGTGTCTTTTTTTAGGCCCCAGCACAGCCATTGACACGGCATGCTCCTCCAGCCTCCTGGCTCTGGAAAATGCCTTTAATGCTATTCGCCACGGCCAGTGTGATGCAGCCCTTGTGGGTGGAGTCAACCTGCTGCTCAAGCCCAATACCTCAGTGCAGTTCATGAAACTGGGCATGCTCAGTCCGGATGGAACCTGCAAGTCTTTTGACTCGTCCGGTgattttgctattattattgATGTCACATTCACGCTATATGAAATTTACTCCACTGTAGGTCTGCTGTAacatcttttcttttaaatgtttttgtttttgttttttttactgggtACCACAGCAATTTTCATATACtaaaattttgtttatattttggatGCATATAGAGTTAAGGTGTGCGGCAAAAGCTataaagtttttaaacttttttttttgttgttgttttggggttttttttgtctcaggAAATGGTTATTGTCGCTCAGAAGCTGCTGTGGCTGTTCTACTGACTAAGAAGTCCATGGCCAAGAGGGTATACGCCACTGTGCTCAACGCTGGCAACAATACGGATGGCTACAAAGAGCAAGGTGTTAAGCCCGGTGCAACTATCTTCTCATTTCATATTGCTTTCCTGTCTGTGCCAGATTTATCCAAACTCCTCATGTAGTGGGGAAGTATGTCAAACTGTTCCACTACCTTGTTCTTAGAAGTAGAGCTGTGATGCCAGATTACTGTAATGGAGAACAGTGACCTGGTTCTTCTGGGTATTTGAGGCTGTGCCCTTTCCCCCAGTGCCCCGtggcacacactcctcccagcGTGTGGTTCTAATGGTCCTGCTGAAATGCGAGGAAGGGCAGGCATGCTTGGAGCTGTGCAGGTCTGCTCTCCAGGCTGCTGCTCAGGTGATGTGTGCAGCAGGCAGGTCTTCTGGCAGCTCTTCCCTTATGTACGCTGCTAAAGGGAcctatgcaaaatgttttgtgctttataaCTTATAGGTTATCCATACATTTCTTATAGTTAAATTTCCTTTTATAGTACCATtttgaggggtgggtgtgtgtatggcagaGGTATTTGATGGTGTGTTGTCCTTTTGTCCAGGTGTGACATTTCCGTCTGGGGACATGCAGCAACGCCTGGTCCGCTCCCTCTACCAGGAAGTCAACGTCTCACCTGAGCAGGTTGAGTACATTGAGGCCCATGGCACTGGCACCAAGGTGACTACATGagcatacgcgcacacacatgcatgtatgcatgcgcaAACACACCCAACTGTTCACCCATGCAAGACACATTATGTTGTTCACTTAGGTTGGGGACCCACAAGAAGTGAACGGTATCGTCAGCGTCTTCTGCCAGTCACAGCGGGAACCTCTGCTTATTGGCTCCACCAAGTCCAACATGGGCCATCCTGAGCCTGCCTCCGGCCTGGCCGCCCTCGCCAAGGTGAGTCTGACCGCGTCATCAGGTGCTTTCTGTCACCCACTGCCTGTGTGCATTACCCTTCAACTTTTCCCTGTGGAGCAGTTGTCCTCGACTCTGACCCCTCCACTCCGTGTTCCAGGTGATCTTGTCCCTGGAGCATGGCATGTGGGCGCCCAACATTCACTTCCACGAGCCCAACCCCGATATCCCGGCACTGAGAGACGGGCGCGTCAGCGTGGTCGTCGAGCCCGTCCCCGTCCGTGGCGGCATCGTGGGCATCAACTCCTTTGGCTTCGGGGGCTCAAACGTGCACGTGATCCTGCGCCCGCCAGGACGTGGGCACCCCCTGCCATCCTTACCCCCCTCTGTGCTCAGGCTGGTGCAGGCATGCGGGCGCACTGAGGAGGCCACTGCCTCTCTCCTGAAGAAGGCACAGGAGTGCAGCCAGGATGCGGCCTTCCTGGCCCTGCTGAATGACGTGTCTGCGGCCCCGACCGCGAGCATGCCCTACAGGGGCTACACGCTGATGGGGGCCCAGGGGGAGGTGACCGAGGTCCAGCAAGCTCAGGCCACGCCCAGGCCCCTCTGGTACATCTGCTCTGGTGAGTGAAGGCTTCAGCACCCATTTGTTAAACTACTAAGCTTTGCCAGATAGTAGACATTTAAACGTAGGCTGCAGTTTTAACAGCCAAGTTTTTCTGGGACTCCCCCAGGTATGGGGGCGCAGTGGGCTGGCATGGGCCGCAGCCTGATGCGGCTGCAGGACTTCTGTGACTCCATCCTTCGCTCGGACGAGGCTCTGCGGGACACAGGGCTGTGCGTGTCGCGCCTCCTCCTGGAGGCTGACGAGAACACCTTCGAGGACACGGTGCATGCCTTTGTGGGCCTCGCCGCCATTCAGGTCAGGGTTCCCCAGTGCCGTGCACGTGCTGGACTGGCATTGTTAAAGCAAAGCCCTAGCATTGCCACATAGTGCCTTGCAGTAACTTTCTTTGAAATCTAAGCTCTAGATAATTCTGAGTGTAGTATTTCACAATCCTTTTTTCACCAACCCTGTTTGCATAGCAGTGACTATGTTTTCTGCAGATATTGAACATGCCTACCTGTTACGACCAATTCCACCAACCATTTATATCCCTCAGACTTTTCTGTTTACCTTAAAGGTGATGGTTGCATGTTTCTCCAGATAGCGCAAATAGATATGCTGCGGAGACTGGGCCTGCAGCCGCAAGGCATCGTGGGCCACTCCGTGGGCGAGCTGGCGTGCGGCTACGCCGACGGCTCCCTCGGCCAGAGCGAGGTCATCCTGGCGGCCTACTGGAGAGGCAGATGCATCAAAGAAGCCAACCTACCAGCAGGGGCCATGGCCGCAGTGGGTAAGACGGCCTGCCCGTCACCGTTAAAGCCATGATCGTCAGGAGGCACGAGACCTCCTCTGCTAGGCCGTCGTTCTTTTAGTGCTGAACTTGactcctccctccccacccaGGTCTCACCTGGGAGGAGTGCAAGGCCCAGTGTCCTCAGGGGGTGGTCCCAGCCTGCCACAATTCGGAGGACACGGTCACGGTTTCCGGGCCACAGGTGGAGTTCACCTCCCTCATTCGCCGTCTTCCTTTCATTATTCAGAGCTGTCTCCTGCAGTAACAGAATTAACAATTAATAAGAGGGCGTTTTTGCtgtgttcgtctgtgtgtaGGAGGCTGTCAGCAAGTTTGTGGCCCAGCTGAAGGAGAGCGGCGTGTTTGCCAAAGAGGTGCGCAGTGCAGGTGTCGCATTCCACTCCTATTACATGGCCTCTATAGCACCTGCATTGTTGGCAGCACTGCAGAAGGTGAGCCTACGTTACGAGCctacacagacgcacacagggGACGTGCACGGATGCGTTCTCCTTTTTCTGTCTTGCTCACggtgtctttttgtttttttgtcattgcATGCGCGCAGGTGATCAAAAGCCCACGTCCCCGCTCGGCGCGCTGGATCAGCACATCCATCCCCCAGGCCGAGTGGGAGAGCCCGCTGGCCCTCTACTCCTCGGCCGAGTACCACGTCAACAACCTGGTGAGCCCCGTGCTCTTCCAGGAGGGCCTGAGCCTCGTGCCCGACAACGCCGTGGTGGTGGAGATAGCGCCGCATGCCCTGCTGCAGGTCAGCCAGCGAGAGGGGGCACATGCTTTGAACGCATCAAGAGAATTAATTCCGCATGTGCTCACATGTATACTTACTGAATGTACTCTGGCTCCCCCTACAGGCCATTCTGAGGCGTAGCCTCAAGCCCACTTGTTCTATTCTGCCTTTAATGAAGAGGGGACATGCCAACAACCAAGAGTTCTTCTTCTCTCAGATAGGCAAGATTTACATGAATGGGTCAGTAGTGACTTTGGTGTACAGGCATGTCTTGTATGAACTCGGAAATGTTCTGATCTGTTTTAGTCACCATTTCATGCAAACATTTGGTTGGCTCGCAGTATTAACGTGGACAGTAACCGGCTCCATCCTGTGGAGTACCCTGTACCAGTGGGGacccctctcatctcccctcttATCCAGTGGGACCACTCCCAAACCTGGGACGTGCCCAAGGTGGAGGACTTCCCAGCAGGCTCTGGGGGTTCCACCTCAGCCACAGTTTACAACATTGGTGAGAAgatccttcttttttttttcaatgttgaATCAAACTATATTATGCTGTCACACctactgatattaaaaaaatcagTTCGTCCTTGAAGAAAGGAGTCCGTTGATCAGAAGGTCGCAGACATGCTCGTCGTTGCCAGTGACTGAACTATGCTGGTCGTCAACAGCAACTAAGACCAGACTCTCCTTTTCCATCTGGTTTTTCTTCCCACCCATCTCCTCTGTGCAGACACAAATCCCGAATCCCCAGACTACTACGTGATTGGCCACTGTATTGACGGAAGGGTCCTGTACCCAGCCACGGGATACCTGGTGCTGGCATGGAGAACACTGATGAGGAGTCTGGGCACAGTTATGGAACACACCCCAGTCACGTTTGAGGACGTCACTATCCACAGAGCCACCATTCTGCCCAGGACTGGTGAGAGTCCCACTGCGTCCCCTACAGTACAGATTTCAtattgtgcatatgtgcatctcCCACTgacagtaattaattaatctagGCTCAGTATGTCAAGTTGATCttattttgtataaaaataaaacatacaagcaTATTTGACTGCAACCTGATCACTTTGCTACATTCCACAAAAGGATCTGTCCAGTTGGAGGTTGGACTCATGCCTGCCACAAACCGCTTTGAGGTGTCCGAgaatggcaacttggcagtcaGTGGTAAGTTAGAACCCTCTTAGCCAAATCTCCTGTATGGACCACCACATGAACCAGCACATGTTCTAGTTCAGCACCTGAGCCATGAGCGATTAATGCCGccgtgcttgtgtgcgtgttgtCTCCTGCTCCTGACTGCCCCAGGTAAGGTGAACGTGCTGGAGGAAAAGGCACTGGACTCCTTCCTGTCTCAGATGGCCGAACCTGTGAGCTTGGAGGTGGAGGAAGCCAAACCTCTCGAAGCCGGAGATGTCTACAAAGAGCTACGTCTGCGCGGCTACGACTACGGCAAAACCTTCCAGGGCATTCTGGAGTCCAGCAGTGCCGGTGAACACCCCAGTTCTCATGCAGCATACTGAGAACTGCACAGCCATAGCACATGCTTCTGACTTGACTCCGTGCCGGGGAGTTTTGTGTAAGCCAAGACCTGACCCCTGGTCTGGTTTTTAGGGGATCATGGGAAGCTACAGTGGACGGGGAACTGGGTGACATTTTTGGACACCATGCTGCAGATGATCGTGTTGGGCCTGTCTGGCCGCAGCCTGCGTCTGCCCACCCGGATCCGCTCGGTGTGCGTAGACCCCACGCTGCACGAGAAGAAGGTTCAGGACTACTCAGGGGATCGCAAAGGTACAGTGTTCACTGCCTTCTGGCGTCCCCAACTTGGTTATGCTATTGCTGCAATTGAAACTGCTGTTTTACATGTATAGAAATTAAGGTCCATGTCGGCAAAGTCTCAActttctcccttcttctctttaGCTGTTGATGTCCACCTCAACCGCTGCCTGGACCACATTAAGGCCGGCGGCGTTCAAATCTGTGGCCTCCATGCCACCGTTGCACCCCGTCGCCAGCAGCAACAGAGCCCTCCCACTCTGGAGGAGCTTGTCTTTGTACCCTATGTGGAGACTGAGTACCTGGGATCTGATGGGAAGCTGCAAGAACAGCTAAGATGCTGCAAAAGCAAGTCACGTCCCTCTCACACTCTGACTATCGAGTACAAATGAAAGGATGTGTGGTACCTATGTGTGAGATTTCACTTTAATAGTTGTTAACTTTTTAAGGGGTTTATGGTGGAGATTTTAGATTTGCATGTATTACTGCCTTCAGCTGTCACAGATGATGATTAGCCATTCTCTGGGTCATCTCTTCAACAGGTCTGATTAACCATGTCCAGAAGAAACTGGCCAGCCAGGGTGTGAAGATCTCCATCCCAGGGCTGGAGGGTGCGTCGGAGGGCGAGCGCGTCGGCTCGGGGGCGGAGGGCGGCCTCCCGCGGCTGCTCGCTGGCCTGTGCGCTCTGGAGCTGAACGGGAACCTGCGCTCGGAGCTGAAGCAGGCTGTGCAGAAGGAGCGGGACTACCTGCTCCAGGACCCGCTCCTCAACGGCCTGTTGGACTCGCATGCCCTGCGCCACTGCCTGGACACGGCCCTGGAGAACAGCGCCGCGGGCAAGCTCAAAGTCCTGGAGGTGCAGTGAACTGTGTGACTCTTGACTAACGAAAACGGATTGAGTGTAGAGCCAGCGTGTCCGGTATCTTTTAGCCCCAaagttattacatttattattcaaataaatgcttAAATGGTGTAAATTTGTTTTGGTGCATTTGTAGATAGTCTTCCCTAATAGCTAAAGAAGGATGAGATATAACCTCAATAATTTAATATTGTcataatggaaaaatatttattttattttatatctaatttttaaaaaaagtataagCTCATTTAGCcagtacattttcttttgtgcattGACATGTGACTAAAATAAACCTCCAACGAGTTCAATGCAGAGCATCTTCCAGGGTCCTTGCTGTGTTGAGCTGGTGCCTGACCTTTTAACCCTCTCTCGTCAGGCCCTCTCCAGCGTCGGCCACGTGTTCTCCCGTGCCGTCGGCCTCCTCAACATCCAGCCCATGCTGCGACTGGACTACACGGCCTCGGACATCACCCCGGACCTGCTGGCCCCCCTGCAGAGCTCCCTGGAGGAGAAGGGCATCTCCAGCGCCCAGTGGGACCCCGAGCAGGGGCCAGCCGCAGGGGCCCTGGCCGCCGCTGACCTGGTGGTGTGCAACTGTGCGGCAGCAGGGCCGGTGGCGAGCCCAGGTGCACTGCTGGACAACCTGGCCTCTGCTGCCAGGGAGGGGGGCTTTGTGCTGCTCCACACCCTCCTGAAGGGAGACCCGCTGGGCGAGATGGTCGCGTTCCTCACCTCTCTGGACAGCCAGAGTAGACTGCTGACTCAGGTATGGGAAAGAGCCTCTCAGTGCTCTTTCAATGGCCAGACACGGATGGACCGCCTGCAGTTGTTTTATATGTGCTGTGTATCTTGGTATTCCatacatttttcactttctttcctgtgtttttctgttttggttcTGCTAATTTGTGTTTGCTCTTCGTTCCTCTTGCATGTGtgctgt
Proteins encoded in this window:
- the LOC113568104 gene encoding fatty acid synthase isoform X1 gives rise to the protein MEEIVIAGISGRLPESNNLEEFWQNLFNGVDMVTEDDRRWKPGLYGLPRRNGKLKEIDRFDAGFFGVHPKQAHTMDPQLRLILEISYEAIVDGGINPMAMRGTKTGVYIGVSGSEAGEAFSKDPEELLGYSMTGCQHAMFANRLSYYFDFNGPSTAIDTACSSSLLALENAFNAIRHGQCDAALVGGVNLLLKPNTSVQFMKLGMLSPDGTCKSFDSSGNGYCRSEAAVAVLLTKKSMAKRVYATVLNAGNNTDGYKEQGVTFPSGDMQQRLVRSLYQEVNVSPEQVEYIEAHGTGTKVGDPQEVNGIVSVFCQSQREPLLIGSTKSNMGHPEPASGLAALAKVILSLEHGMWAPNIHFHEPNPDIPALRDGRVSVVVEPVPVRGGIVGINSFGFGGSNVHVILRPPGRGHPLPSLPPSVLRLVQACGRTEEATASLLKKAQECSQDAAFLALLNDVSAAPTASMPYRGYTLMGAQGEVTEVQQAQATPRPLWYICSGMGAQWAGMGRSLMRLQDFCDSILRSDEALRDTGLCVSRLLLEADENTFEDTVHAFVGLAAIQIAQIDMLRRLGLQPQGIVGHSVGELACGYADGSLGQSEVILAAYWRGRCIKEANLPAGAMAAVGLTWEECKAQCPQGVVPACHNSEDTVTVSGPQEAVSKFVAQLKESGVFAKEVRSAGVAFHSYYMASIAPALLAALQKVIKSPRPRSARWISTSIPQAEWESPLALYSSAEYHVNNLVSPVLFQEGLSLVPDNAVVVEIAPHALLQAILRRSLKPTCSILPLMKRGHANNQEFFFSQIGKIYMNGINVDSNRLHPVEYPVPVGTPLISPLIQWDHSQTWDVPKVEDFPAGSGGSTSATVYNIDTNPESPDYYVIGHCIDGRVLYPATGYLVLAWRTLMRSLGTVMEHTPVTFEDVTIHRATILPRTGSVQLEVGLMPATNRFEVSENGNLAVSGKVNVLEEKALDSFLSQMAEPVSLEVEEAKPLEAGDVYKELRLRGYDYGKTFQGILESSSAGDHGKLQWTGNWVTFLDTMLQMIVLGLSGRSLRLPTRIRSVCVDPTLHEKKVQDYSGDRKAVDVHLNRCLDHIKAGGVQICGLHATVAPRRQQQQSPPTLEELVFVPYVETEYLGSDGKLQEQLRCCKSLINHVQKKLASQGVKISIPGLEGASEGERVGSGAEGGLPRLLAGLCALELNGNLRSELKQAVQKERDYLLQDPLLNGLLDSHALRHCLDTALENSAAGKLKVLEALSSVGHVFSRAVGLLNIQPMLRLDYTASDITPDLLAPLQSSLEEKGISSAQWDPEQGPAAGALAAADLVVCNCAAAGPVASPGALLDNLASAAREGGFVLLHTLLKGDPLGEMVAFLTSLDSQSRLLTQAEWEKLFEQSSLNLVMLKKSFYGSVLFLGRRQTPEKRPMAVPVDSTDYTWVESLKSTLAEESDKPVWLTATQGHNGVVGMVNCLRQEPGGSRVRCAFVSNLKKSSTAPSLQLTHKDMQAVLQKDLTMNVYRDGQWGAFRHQLLAQGLREEPTEQAYVNVLTRGDLASLRWIASPLRHFVASSPSVQLCCVHYASLNFRDIMLATGKLPPDAIPGDIALQHCMLGMEFSGRDPSGRRVMGLLPAKGLATVVDADRRFLWDVPSSWSLEQAASVPVVYATAYYSMVVRGRLRPGESVLIHSGSGGVGQAAIGIALSMHCRVLTTVGSKEKRAYLQERFPQLTAESFANSRDASFEQHVLKHTQGRGVDVVLNSLAEEKLQASLRCLARHGRFLEIGKYDLSNNTPLGMALFLKNVAFHGILLDALFEEGNREWEEVSELLKKGIADGVVQPLRTTVFKRDRVEDAFRYMAQGKHIGKVLLQVRSEEEPGSSSAAAPLALPAICRTFCPASHSYIITGGLGGFGLELAHWLVERGARKLVLTSRSGIRNGYQAKRVRDWQAMGVQVLVSTSDVSTQEGAERLITEACRLGPVGGIFHLAMVLKDGMLENLTPEQFIEVNKPKYDGTLHLDRVTRHKCPELQHFVVFSSVSCGRGNAGQSNYGFANSTMERVCEQRQLDRLPGLAIQWGAIGDVGVVLETMGGNDAVIGGTLPQRMASCLEVLDRFLCQHRPVVSSFVLAERVQVAKGDGSRQRDLVEAVAHILGVRDVSGLNADTSLADLGLDSLMGVEVRQTLERDYDIVMAMRDIRQLTINKLRELSCKSGGVEEARAGLAKRPGAQALQGPDLSLMLVNPDGPTVMRLNEVQSAERPLFLVHPIEGSVAAFHALSTKLSVPCYGLQCTKAAPLDSIQSLAAYYVEGVKRVQPEGPYRISGYSFGACVAFEMCSQLQQSQCAVDYLFLFDGSHSYVAAYTQSYRAKLTPGNESEAETEALCAFVQQFTSIEYNKLLETLLPMTDLEARVSQAVDLITSSRENVNRDSLHFAASTFYYKLKAADRYVPTSKYHGNITLLRAKTSSDYGDGLGADYKLHEVCDGKVSVHVIEGDHRTFLEGEGLESITGIIHSSLAEPRVGAREG